A window of the Roseovarius sp. S88 genome harbors these coding sequences:
- a CDS encoding SMI1/KNR4 family protein: MMTQDFRKLCETGLVSGGVCPTLIAEAQETLGVVFPAAYREFLEEFGAVMAKGFQIYGIIERSKNDPPMWQQVVDECRKLREWQQVGTERRHFIPISDDGMGVYFFLDTDPSGNGEVHAVGPGVDQIISKNLDDFAIGYALGRLQF; this comes from the coding sequence ATGATGACACAAGACTTTCGCAAGCTATGCGAAACAGGCCTAGTTTCTGGAGGGGTTTGCCCGACATTGATTGCGGAAGCGCAAGAAACTTTGGGAGTTGTTTTCCCAGCAGCTTATCGAGAGTTTTTGGAAGAGTTCGGAGCGGTTATGGCTAAAGGGTTTCAGATTTACGGGATAATCGAACGGTCTAAAAACGATCCTCCGATGTGGCAACAGGTTGTTGACGAATGCAGAAAACTTCGGGAATGGCAACAAGTAGGAACTGAGAGACGTCATTTTATTCCTATTTCAGACGACGGAATGGGGGTCTATTTTTTCCTCGATACCGACCCATCTGGAAATGGTGAAGTTCATGCGGTTGGGCCCGGCGTTGATCAGATCATTTCTAAGAACCTTGACGATTTCGCTATTGGATATGCCTTAGGCAGACTGCAATTTTGA
- a CDS encoding anhydro-N-acetylmuramic acid kinase, which produces MLKARIKAGPVWALGAMSGTSLDGVDAAMVQTDGEVIFGFGETAYRGYSRAEEEVLRDALGKWPGEVGQEALPMVQQAHLDVLSGFEGAEIVGFHGQTLAHEPKGRGTHQMGDGAALAEALNLPVVWDFRSADVELGGEGAPLAPFFHFACAKWMQAERPLAFLNLGGVGNLTWIDPTKDKPEEEGALLAFDTGPANAPINDVMMDRRSEPFDRDGKLALQGTVAQGALELFLEDIYFRKIPPKSLDRDAFADMIGLVRELSDADAVATLTGMAAAAVLQGMEHCPTPPERVLVCGGGRKNPVMMAMLRAALDAKVDPVEAVGLDGDMLEAQAFAHLAVRVLRGLPTSCPSTTGVGAAVAGGTLSWPRGEAP; this is translated from the coding sequence ATGTTGAAGGCCCGGATCAAAGCGGGCCCGGTTTGGGCCTTGGGGGCGATGTCGGGCACCTCGTTGGACGGGGTGGACGCGGCCATGGTTCAGACCGATGGCGAGGTGATTTTCGGCTTTGGCGAGACGGCCTATCGCGGCTATTCCCGTGCTGAGGAAGAAGTGTTGCGCGACGCATTGGGCAAATGGCCCGGCGAGGTGGGACAAGAGGCATTGCCGATGGTGCAACAGGCGCATCTCGACGTGCTCTCAGGCTTTGAGGGGGCCGAGATCGTTGGCTTTCACGGTCAGACATTGGCGCATGAGCCAAAGGGGCGTGGCACGCATCAGATGGGCGATGGCGCAGCTTTGGCCGAGGCGCTCAACCTGCCGGTCGTTTGGGATTTTCGCAGTGCCGATGTGGAACTGGGCGGGGAGGGCGCGCCACTTGCGCCGTTTTTCCATTTCGCCTGTGCCAAATGGATGCAGGCCGAGCGGCCTTTGGCCTTTCTCAATCTGGGGGGCGTGGGCAACCTCACCTGGATTGATCCGACAAAGGACAAACCCGAAGAGGAGGGCGCGCTGCTGGCCTTTGACACGGGTCCGGCGAATGCGCCGATCAATGATGTGATGATGGACCGGCGTAGTGAGCCGTTTGATCGCGATGGGAAACTTGCGCTGCAAGGGACTGTGGCTCAAGGCGCGCTAGAGCTGTTTCTTGAAGACATCTATTTCCGGAAAATTCCGCCCAAGTCGCTCGACCGGGATGCCTTTGCCGACATGATCGGTCTGGTGCGTGAGCTGAGCGATGCCGATGCGGTGGCGACACTCACGGGCATGGCTGCGGCAGCGGTGCTGCAGGGTATGGAGCATTGTCCAACCCCGCCAGAGCGCGTGTTGGTCTGTGGTGGCGGGCGCAAGAACCCGGTGATGATGGCGATGCTGCGCGCCGCTTTGGACGCAAAAGTTGACCCGGTAGAGGCGGTCGGGCTTGATGGCGATATGCTGGAGGCGCAAGCCTTTGCACATTTGGCCGTGCGCGTGCTGCGCGGATTGCCTACGTCTTGTCCCAGCACAACCGGGGTTGGGGCCGCTGTTGCAGGCGGTACACTTAGCTGGCCCAGAGGAGAGGCACCATGA
- a CDS encoding trans-sulfuration enzyme family protein, which translates to MRERDMKPATIAARGAGATDKATAGLVPGIHPATTFLRDPEYALLNAANSYARDHNDTVRASEDVLRQLEGAADTLLFPSGMAAAASVLRTVRDGGRIVLQSGIYHGVTTFAEAFAARRGIALDRIDASDPEVLTQVCATPADLVWIEVPSNPWLKITDIAQAAALAHGAGAKLVVDGTAASPVLTQALAFGADISMHSTTKAINGHSDVVGGVLSCRDAENDLWADIKTDRLQAGAIMGPFEAWLTLRGMRTLPLRMERMSANAQALAEFLDAHAAVEQVLYPGLSDHPGHALAKRQMCGGFGYLMSFIVKGGADAALAVAGRLKLIHRATSLGGVESLIEHRPTIEPQSGLPGGMLRFSVGIEDVEDLKGDLAQALEG; encoded by the coding sequence ATGAGGGAGAGAGACATGAAACCCGCCACGATTGCAGCCCGTGGGGCCGGGGCCACGGATAAGGCCACGGCAGGTCTTGTGCCGGGCATCCACCCGGCGACAACGTTTTTGCGCGATCCGGAGTATGCGCTGTTGAATGCAGCAAATTCCTATGCGCGCGATCACAATGATACGGTGCGCGCGTCTGAGGACGTCTTGCGCCAGTTAGAGGGCGCAGCGGACACACTCTTGTTCCCTTCTGGCATGGCCGCCGCTGCGTCGGTGCTGCGCACCGTGCGCGATGGTGGGCGGATTGTGCTGCAATCAGGCATCTACCACGGCGTGACTACCTTTGCCGAGGCGTTCGCGGCGCGACGCGGTATTGCTTTGGACCGGATAGACGCCTCTGATCCTGAGGTGCTGACACAAGTCTGCGCCACACCTGCCGATTTGGTCTGGATTGAGGTGCCGTCGAACCCGTGGCTGAAGATCACCGATATCGCACAGGCCGCTGCGCTGGCACATGGGGCAGGGGCAAAGCTGGTGGTGGATGGAACGGCCGCCAGCCCGGTGCTGACGCAGGCTTTGGCGTTTGGTGCCGATATCTCGATGCACTCGACCACGAAGGCCATCAATGGTCATTCCGATGTGGTGGGCGGGGTTTTATCCTGCCGCGACGCTGAGAATGACCTGTGGGCGGATATTAAGACCGACCGATTGCAGGCCGGGGCGATCATGGGCCCGTTTGAAGCCTGGCTGACCCTGCGCGGCATGCGCACACTGCCACTGCGGATGGAACGGATGAGTGCCAATGCGCAGGCTTTGGCAGAATTTCTGGATGCCCATGCGGCGGTGGAGCAGGTGCTGTATCCCGGTCTTTCCGATCACCCCGGCCATGCGCTGGCCAAGCGGCAGATGTGTGGCGGGTTTGGGTATCTGATGTCGTTTATCGTCAAGGGCGGGGCTGATGCGGCGCTGGCGGTGGCCGGGCGGTTGAAGCTCATCCACCGGGCCACGTCTTTGGGCGGGGTTGAGAGCCTGATTGAGCACCGTCCCACGATTGAGCCTCAGTCAGGCTTGCCGGGAGGGATGCTTCGGTTTTCCGTGGGGATTGAGGATGTCGAGGATTTGAAGGGGGATTTGGCGCAGGCGTTGGAGGGGTGA
- a CDS encoding ArsR/SmtB family transcription factor yields MDTSTALSALQALSHETRLEVFRLLMRAGPEGLAAGDIATTCGVRQNTMSSHLSILTQAGLIVSERDGRTILYRANVGGIQNLLGFLIEDCCGGNPAECQPLIQQLACPC; encoded by the coding sequence ATGGATACATCTACCGCCCTTTCCGCCCTGCAGGCGCTCTCGCATGAGACCCGGCTTGAGGTGTTTCGCCTGTTGATGCGGGCCGGGCCCGAAGGGCTTGCCGCGGGTGACATCGCGACAACCTGCGGCGTGCGGCAGAACACCATGTCATCGCATCTGTCGATCCTTACGCAGGCAGGTCTGATCGTTTCGGAACGCGACGGGCGCACCATTCTGTACCGAGCCAATGTAGGGGGTATTCAAAACCTTCTGGGTTTTCTGATCGAGGATTGCTGCGGTGGAAATCCTGCTGAATGCCAACCCCTGATCCAACAACTTGCCTGCCCATGCTGA
- a CDS encoding acetolactate synthase 3 large subunit, with protein sequence MARQMTGAKMVVQALKDQGVDVVFGYPGGAVLPIYDEVFQQNDIRHILVRHEQGAVHAAEGYARSTGKPGVVLVTSGPGATNAVTGITDALMDSIPIVVLTGQVPTFMIGSDAFQEADTVGITRPCTKHNWLVKETERLSQTIHEAFHVATSGRPGPVLVDIPKDVQFASATYTPPEKTKVSHYQPQMEGDIETIAELVEALETAKRPIFYTGGGVINSGDEATKLLRNLVDATGIPITSTLMGLGCYPASGKNWIGMLGMHGLYEANMAMHDCDLLINIGARFDDRITGRLDAFSPGSQRAHIDIDPSSINKVIRTDFPIVGDVATVLKQLTDVWTERGRQVNREAIDKWWKQINDWKKINCLAFTQAGKTIKPQYALDRLEALTKDHDRYICTEVGQHQMWAAQYLGFEDPNRWMTSGGLGTMGYGFPASIGVQIAHPDALVINVAGEASWLMNMQEMGTAVQYRLPVKQFILNNERLGMVRQWQELLHGERYSHSWSDALPDFVKLAEAFGAKGIICNDPADLDDAIMEMINHDGPVIFDCLVEKHENCFPMIPSGKAHNEMLLGENASTKDAIDAGGAVLV encoded by the coding sequence ATGGCACGTCAGATGACCGGAGCGAAAATGGTGGTTCAAGCCCTGAAGGATCAGGGTGTGGACGTCGTATTCGGATATCCCGGGGGTGCCGTGCTACCGATTTATGACGAGGTTTTTCAGCAGAATGATATTCGCCACATCCTTGTGCGTCATGAACAGGGAGCTGTGCATGCCGCCGAAGGCTATGCGCGCTCAACGGGCAAGCCCGGTGTTGTTCTTGTGACATCTGGCCCCGGCGCGACCAACGCGGTCACGGGCATCACCGATGCGCTGATGGATTCCATTCCGATTGTGGTTCTCACGGGTCAGGTCCCGACCTTCATGATCGGCTCGGACGCGTTTCAGGAGGCCGATACCGTTGGCATCACCCGCCCCTGCACCAAGCATAACTGGCTTGTGAAGGAGACCGAGCGCCTGTCGCAAACCATTCATGAGGCCTTTCACGTGGCCACCTCGGGGCGTCCGGGGCCGGTTTTGGTGGACATTCCCAAGGATGTGCAATTTGCCTCTGCCACCTACACACCGCCGGAGAAGACGAAGGTATCGCATTACCAACCACAGATGGAAGGCGACATCGAGACCATCGCAGAACTGGTAGAGGCGCTCGAAACGGCCAAGCGGCCGATCTTCTACACGGGCGGCGGGGTGATCAATTCCGGAGACGAGGCCACCAAGCTGTTGCGCAATCTGGTCGACGCCACTGGCATTCCGATCACCTCGACCCTGATGGGTCTGGGTTGTTATCCGGCGTCGGGCAAAAACTGGATCGGAATGCTGGGCATGCACGGCCTTTATGAGGCCAACATGGCCATGCATGATTGCGATTTGTTGATCAATATCGGCGCCCGCTTTGATGACCGGATCACCGGGCGGCTCGATGCATTCAGCCCCGGATCGCAACGCGCCCATATTGATATTGATCCCTCGTCGATCAACAAGGTCATCCGCACCGATTTCCCCATTGTGGGCGACGTCGCCACCGTGCTGAAACAGCTCACGGATGTCTGGACAGAGCGCGGTCGTCAGGTAAATCGCGAAGCCATTGACAAATGGTGGAAGCAGATCAACGACTGGAAAAAGATCAACTGTCTGGCCTTCACGCAAGCGGGCAAGACGATCAAGCCGCAATATGCGCTGGATCGGCTTGAGGCGCTGACCAAGGACCATGACCGGTATATCTGTACCGAAGTGGGCCAGCATCAGATGTGGGCGGCACAGTATCTTGGCTTTGAAGATCCAAACCGCTGGATGACATCCGGGGGCTTGGGCACGATGGGTTACGGCTTCCCCGCCTCAATCGGCGTGCAAATCGCCCATCCCGACGCGCTTGTGATCAATGTGGCGGGCGAGGCTTCTTGGCTGATGAACATGCAGGAAATGGGCACCGCGGTGCAGTACCGCCTGCCCGTTAAGCAATTCATCCTCAACAACGAACGGCTTGGCATGGTGCGGCAATGGCAGGAACTCTTGCATGGCGAGCGCTATTCGCACAGCTGGTCAGATGCCCTGCCCGATTTCGTCAAACTGGCTGAGGCGTTTGGCGCCAAGGGGATAATCTGCAACGACCCCGCCGATCTTGATGATGCGATCATGGAGATGATCAATCACGATGGGCCCGTGATCTTTGATTGTCTGGTGGAAAAGCACGAAAACTGCTTCCCGATGATCCCTTCGGGCAAAGCGCATAACGAAATGCTTCTGGGCGAAAACGCCTCAACCAAAGACGCTATTGATGCAGGCGGCGCGGTGCTGGTTTAA
- a CDS encoding aromatic ring-hydroxylating oxygenase subunit alpha, protein MSDTVTNLSSVRTSVEHANGLPNAHYIDPAVFEEEKHALLFSQWAGLAVAADVPEPGDAKPITFLGMPLLLLRDKDGQVRVFQNICRHRGMILVEEPRKIEGAIRCPYHSWCYSTKGKLVSTPHVGGPGHNTHDAIKRDELGLLEVRSHVWRDVVWINASGDAAPFEEVHAGLITRWAEFDKPLYHGGSDSRFELSVTTNWKLAVENYCESYHLPWVHPGLNSYSRLEDHYHIEKPGAYSGQGTMVYRQLKGDGGEIFPDFEGVGAKWNEQAEYIAVYPNVLLGVHRDHAFTIVLETKGPEATVEHVHLYYAAPETDAKLRAKNTAQWKEVFEEDIFVVEGMQRGRHADQFDGGRFSPVMDSPTHCFHDWVAGKVEAHRGATKAAE, encoded by the coding sequence ATGTCCGATACAGTCACCAATCTATCTTCTGTGCGCACCAGCGTGGAGCACGCCAATGGCCTGCCCAATGCACATTACATTGATCCGGCTGTTTTTGAGGAAGAAAAGCACGCCTTGCTCTTTTCTCAGTGGGCAGGTCTTGCCGTGGCGGCTGACGTGCCGGAGCCGGGCGATGCCAAGCCGATCACCTTTCTGGGCATGCCGCTTTTGCTCTTGCGGGACAAGGACGGGCAGGTTCGGGTATTTCAGAACATCTGCCGCCATCGCGGCATGATCCTGGTCGAAGAGCCGCGCAAAATCGAGGGGGCGATCCGCTGCCCCTACCATTCGTGGTGTTATTCCACCAAGGGCAAGCTGGTCTCAACCCCACATGTGGGCGGACCCGGCCACAACACACATGATGCGATCAAACGCGACGAGCTGGGCCTTCTTGAAGTGCGCAGCCATGTCTGGCGTGACGTGGTTTGGATCAATGCTTCTGGTGATGCGGCACCTTTTGAAGAAGTACATGCTGGTCTCATCACCCGCTGGGCGGAATTTGACAAACCGCTGTATCACGGTGGATCAGACAGTAGGTTTGAGCTGAGCGTGACGACCAACTGGAAGCTCGCGGTCGAGAACTACTGCGAAAGCTATCACCTGCCTTGGGTACATCCCGGCCTCAACAGCTACTCGCGGCTTGAAGATCACTATCACATCGAAAAGCCGGGCGCCTATTCCGGGCAAGGCACCATGGTCTATCGCCAGCTCAAGGGCGATGGCGGTGAGATCTTCCCGGATTTTGAGGGTGTCGGGGCCAAATGGAATGAACAGGCGGAGTATATCGCGGTTTATCCCAACGTACTTCTGGGCGTGCATCGCGACCATGCCTTCACCATCGTGCTTGAAACCAAGGGACCAGAGGCCACGGTGGAGCATGTTCATCTCTATTATGCGGCGCCCGAGACTGATGCCAAGTTGCGCGCCAAGAACACGGCACAATGGAAAGAGGTGTTTGAGGAAGACATCTTTGTGGTCGAGGGCATGCAGCGCGGGCGGCATGCCGATCAGTTCGATGGCGGACGGTTCTCACCCGTGATGGACAGCCCCACGCATTGCTTCCACGACTGGGTCGCGGGCAAGGTTGAGGCGCATCGGGGTGCCACCAAAGCCGCCGAATGA
- a CDS encoding helix-turn-helix domain-containing protein has protein sequence MRNPAAIRAVFGANLKTLSADYPSVAGLCRDLGINRTQYNRYLSGESFPRPDVLDQICTFFGVDARILLDPIEDLDPVSSDLLNQKFLEGYFGGDATKVSHTLFPSGFFMFVRRSFIDDTQFTTGLVHVTRRNNYTFLRGFEPRSAMRSQGLSTASSNREYRGLVLRQEEGVMAVVTHRNSLACSFNFLTPETSFQSNIWEGYATRTVREKLTGRRAARMVYEYLGENTNAVLAAARQSGLVSKDQVAPFHLRLLRLSEEFR, from the coding sequence ATGCGAAACCCCGCCGCCATCAGGGCTGTGTTTGGCGCAAACCTCAAAACCCTGAGCGCAGATTATCCTTCTGTGGCGGGTCTGTGCCGCGATTTGGGAATCAACCGCACGCAATACAACCGATACTTGTCTGGAGAAAGCTTTCCAAGACCCGACGTGCTTGATCAGATCTGCACGTTCTTTGGCGTGGATGCACGGATATTGCTGGATCCTATCGAAGACCTGGATCCTGTGTCATCGGACCTATTGAACCAGAAGTTTTTGGAAGGCTACTTCGGTGGAGACGCCACAAAGGTGTCCCATACGCTGTTTCCAAGTGGTTTTTTCATGTTTGTCCGCCGTAGCTTTATTGACGATACGCAATTCACCACCGGTCTGGTTCATGTCACCCGCCGTAACAACTATACGTTCCTGCGGGGATTTGAGCCGCGCAGCGCGATGCGCAGCCAAGGGCTGTCTACGGCCTCGTCCAACCGTGAGTATCGCGGTCTCGTCCTGCGCCAGGAAGAAGGTGTCATGGCCGTGGTGACACACCGCAATTCTCTGGCTTGTTCCTTCAACTTTCTGACTCCAGAGACGTCGTTTCAATCCAACATCTGGGAAGGGTATGCCACCAGAACGGTGCGCGAAAAACTCACCGGCCGCAGGGCTGCGCGCATGGTTTATGAATATCTCGGCGAAAACACCAACGCGGTTTTGGCAGCAGCGCGCCAATCTGGCCTGGTCTCCAAAGACCAGGTTGCCCCGTTCCACCTGCGATTGCTGCGGTTAAGCGAAGAATTTCGCTGA
- a CDS encoding class I SAM-dependent methyltransferase, producing the protein MKKILHKISGRKWKPPKPNRRWQDNPQFVAHFDTQMCPDFETGYTGAIRKASGGKTLSRAISVGAGTGVYERDLVKAGLVEHFDLFEVSADRVEQSQKNAADAGMSKNFSAHLADALEQDFDGEYDLVFWRSALHHMFDVDKAVEWSVRALKPGGHLVVSEYIGPTRLQWLPIETNTARQFLKENHHIVGVAPKRVRRRSPFRRFKQFLRDPSEAPQSNLIPAAYEKHTGQKMTVLGGSVIHLCGGFMTGLEEKDPSLHDRVIALDESLRDRGIYHFGFGLWTKPEQARHASEASSCQP; encoded by the coding sequence TTGAAGAAAATCCTTCACAAGATTTCGGGACGAAAATGGAAGCCGCCCAAGCCGAACCGGCGGTGGCAGGACAACCCGCAATTCGTGGCGCATTTTGACACTCAAATGTGCCCTGATTTCGAAACTGGCTACACCGGTGCAATTCGAAAAGCGTCGGGCGGTAAAACCCTCTCGCGAGCCATCTCTGTGGGTGCTGGCACAGGTGTATACGAGCGCGATTTGGTCAAGGCGGGGCTGGTCGAACACTTTGATCTGTTCGAAGTGTCCGCTGATCGCGTGGAACAATCGCAGAAGAATGCAGCTGACGCCGGAATGAGTAAAAACTTTTCAGCGCATTTGGCCGATGCGCTCGAACAAGACTTTGATGGAGAGTATGACCTGGTGTTCTGGCGCAGCGCTTTGCATCACATGTTCGATGTGGACAAAGCGGTTGAATGGTCCGTGCGTGCGCTAAAACCTGGCGGACATCTGGTTGTGTCCGAGTACATTGGACCAACGCGACTGCAATGGCTTCCGATTGAAACCAATACAGCGCGTCAGTTTCTTAAAGAAAACCACCACATTGTGGGCGTCGCACCCAAACGCGTGCGCCGTCGCTCACCATTCCGAAGATTCAAGCAATTTCTGCGCGACCCGTCCGAAGCCCCACAGTCCAATCTGATACCTGCCGCATACGAGAAGCATACCGGCCAAAAGATGACAGTTTTAGGCGGCTCTGTGATTCATCTCTGCGGTGGCTTCATGACTGGTTTGGAGGAAAAAGACCCAAGCCTTCATGACCGGGTTATAGCGCTGGACGAATCTTTGCGCGACCGGGGAATTTATCATTTTGGCTTTGGTCTTTGGACCAAACCTGAACAAGCGAGACACGCATCGGAGGCATCATCATGTCAGCCCTAA
- the ilvN gene encoding acetolactate synthase small subunit, producing the protein MSALKIKKGATSHSAYNLRPTFSDMAERHTLAVIVDNEPGVLARVIGLFSGRGYNIDSLTVAEVDHEGHQSRITIVTTGTPQIIEQIKAQLGRIVVVHQVNDLTVEGPSVERELALLRVTGEGEKRVEALRLADIFRANVVDSTLDSFVFEITGAPEKVDAFSDLMRPLGLQEIARTGVAALLRGD; encoded by the coding sequence ATGTCAGCCCTAAAAATAAAAAAAGGCGCAACCAGCCATTCGGCCTATAACCTGCGCCCCACGTTTTCGGACATGGCCGAGCGGCATACTCTGGCTGTCATCGTTGACAACGAACCCGGCGTCCTTGCACGCGTCATTGGGTTGTTTTCGGGGCGTGGATACAACATTGACAGCCTGACCGTGGCCGAGGTTGACCACGAAGGCCATCAGTCGCGCATCACAATCGTGACCACAGGTACACCGCAAATCATCGAACAAATCAAAGCACAGCTCGGCCGCATTGTCGTTGTACATCAGGTCAATGACCTAACAGTAGAAGGCCCCTCGGTAGAACGTGAATTGGCATTGCTGCGGGTGACAGGCGAAGGCGAGAAACGCGTCGAAGCCCTGCGGCTTGCAGATATCTTCCGTGCAAATGTGGTCGACAGCACGCTTGACAGTTTTGTCTTTGAAATCACCGGTGCGCCGGAAAAGGTTGACGCCTTTTCCGACTTGATGCGCCCATTGGGGTTACAGGAAATTGCGCGCACCGGTGTGGCCGCCCTCTTGCGTGGGGATTAG
- a CDS encoding maleate cis-trans isomerase family protein, whose amino-acid sequence MTYELDHGMARRLGLVVLSTDETLEVEARQTLQGRDVGLYHTRIYSAPSVTPQSLMDMQARVAASVSLLPDTVEAIGYGCTSASVLIGPDAVTEQVHAVRPGLPVTNPISGVLAGLQALSAKRIIMITPYTSQVASPMRQFLEARGIAVVHETSFGEEIDPNVARISETSTKTAILEALQNHKADAVFASCTNLRTYGIIDTLEAETGVPVISSNQALLWHLLRVAEIDANGWGPGRLFQKGLA is encoded by the coding sequence ATGACATATGAATTGGATCACGGCATGGCCCGACGTCTTGGCCTGGTGGTCTTGAGCACCGATGAAACGCTGGAGGTTGAGGCGCGTCAGACATTACAGGGCCGCGATGTGGGGCTGTATCATACGCGCATCTACTCCGCGCCTTCCGTGACACCCCAGTCGCTGATGGATATGCAGGCGCGCGTGGCCGCGTCAGTGTCGCTTTTGCCGGATACGGTTGAGGCGATTGGCTATGGCTGCACCTCGGCCTCTGTCTTGATCGGGCCTGATGCGGTGACAGAGCAGGTGCATGCCGTGCGCCCGGGCCTTCCGGTCACAAATCCGATCAGCGGCGTGCTGGCGGGTTTGCAGGCGCTCAGCGCCAAGCGGATCATCATGATCACGCCTTACACCAGCCAGGTGGCCAGCCCGATGCGGCAGTTTCTGGAGGCGCGCGGGATCGCGGTCGTGCATGAGACCAGCTTTGGCGAAGAGATCGACCCCAATGTGGCCCGGATCAGCGAGACCTCGACCAAGACCGCAATTCTTGAGGCACTGCAGAACCATAAGGCCGATGCGGTCTTTGCCTCCTGCACCAATTTGCGCACCTATGGGATCATCGACACATTGGAAGCTGAAACTGGCGTGCCGGTCATAAGTTCCAATCAGGCACTTTTGTGGCATTTGCTACGGGTGGCAGAGATTGACGCCAACGGCTGGGGGCCGGGGCGGTTGTTCCAAAAAGGGCTGGCATGA
- the tyrS gene encoding tyrosine--tRNA ligase, producing MTTQPKSDFLRVMIERGFMADCTDLAALDAALIKGVVPAYIGFDATAKSLHVGSLIQIMMLRWLQKTGHKPITLMGGGTTKVGDPSFRADERPLLDDAAIQANIDGIQKVFAAYVNYGDRATDAVMLNNDEWLSGLKYIEFLRDIGRHFSVNRMLAFESVKSRLDREQSLSFLEFNYMILQAYDFMELNRRYGCLLQMGGSDQWGNIVNGIDLTRRVLDHEVYGLTSPLLETADGRKMGKSQDGAVWLNADMCAPYTFWQFWRNTMDADVGRFLKLYTELPVDECDRLGALAGSEINAAKIILANEVTTLLHGADAAQAAETTAREVFEKGGVGDDLPTLELSASDIGDGVSIVQLIVKCGLAKSGKDAKRLIAENGAKLDDAPLTDAGLMIDANALSSPIKLSAGKKRHALVKLVD from the coding sequence ATGACCACCCAACCGAAATCAGATTTCCTGCGCGTGATGATCGAGCGCGGCTTTATGGCCGATTGCACTGATCTTGCGGCGCTTGACGCGGCTCTGATCAAAGGCGTGGTCCCGGCCTATATCGGCTTTGATGCCACCGCGAAATCGCTGCATGTGGGCTCGCTCATTCAAATCATGATGCTGCGCTGGCTGCAAAAGACCGGACACAAGCCGATTACGCTGATGGGCGGGGGCACGACAAAGGTGGGCGACCCGAGTTTTCGCGCCGATGAACGCCCCCTGCTCGATGATGCGGCCATTCAGGCCAATATTGATGGCATTCAGAAGGTGTTTGCCGCCTATGTGAATTACGGTGACCGGGCCACCGATGCCGTTATGCTCAACAATGATGAATGGTTGAGCGGTCTGAAATACATCGAATTTCTGCGCGACATTGGCCGGCATTTCTCGGTCAACCGCATGCTGGCCTTTGAGTCGGTAAAATCGCGTCTGGACCGGGAACAAAGCCTCAGCTTTCTCGAATTCAACTACATGATCCTGCAGGCCTATGACTTCATGGAGCTGAACCGCCGCTATGGCTGTCTCCTGCAGATGGGCGGTTCGGATCAGTGGGGCAATATCGTGAACGGCATCGACCTGACGCGGCGTGTCCTTGATCACGAGGTTTACGGCCTCACGTCACCGCTGCTGGAAACCGCCGATGGCCGCAAGATGGGCAAAAGCCAGGATGGCGCTGTCTGGCTCAATGCCGACATGTGCGCGCCCTACACGTTCTGGCAATTCTGGCGCAACACGATGGATGCCGATGTGGGGCGCTTCCTGAAGCTTTACACCGAATTGCCAGTGGATGAATGCGACCGCCTCGGCGCACTCGCCGGATCAGAGATCAACGCGGCCAAGATCATTCTGGCCAATGAGGTCACAACGCTTTTGCATGGGGCTGATGCCGCGCAGGCCGCAGAAACCACAGCACGCGAGGTCTTTGAGAAAGGCGGCGTTGGGGATGATTTGCCAACACTTGAACTGTCTGCGTCGGATATCGGTGACGGCGTGTCCATCGTGCAGCTAATCGTGAAATGCGGCCTTGCCAAATCCGGCAAGGATGCCAAGCGATTGATTGCGGAAAATGGGGCCAAACTTGACGATGCCCCGCTCACCGATGCTGGTCTGATGATCGATGCAAATGCCCTCTCCTCACCGATCAAGCTTTCGGCCGGAAAAAAACGGCATGCGCTGGTGAAGCTCGTCGACTGA